A region from the Acyrthosiphon pisum isolate AL4f chromosome A1, pea_aphid_22Mar2018_4r6ur, whole genome shotgun sequence genome encodes:
- the LOC100161261 gene encoding twinkle protein, mitochondrial isoform X3: MKEFVYLLLRFLKLELKIQDLDRIPGLYVNSENSSLYLTMLLDNKIVVGYKEIELENSLNQKTVPDDCCWGIAQVPPFTSNHSQSAIIVDDFKHLLVLVGHQSSHHIICLPHGVRKLPQELLPSLEYFNRLILWFGNDQIAWNSARTFAKKLIENRCYFIRPTDDQPSPYLAFKLGLNIDKILKTADKMVHPSIIQFSTIRNEVYAELQNHDKTLGMKWTKFPALNKIIGGHRRGELTLLTGPTGSGKTTFISEYSLDLAEQGLPTLWGSFEIRNQRLAKIMLQQFAKEPVHLNLALFDNLADQFEKLPLYFLTFHGPQPLNMVMDAVVNAVYVYDIGHVIIDNVQFMMGIGAKYDMGSERFWQQDSIIAEFRRFATYSNCHVTLVMHPRKEKDVEQLSINSIFGTAKATQEADNILIIQNKIMESLQIKKYLQVSKNRYSGNLGVMSLEFNKQSLSFSQQKT, translated from the exons agacCTTGATCGTATTCCAGGTTTATACGTTAATTCAGAAAATAGTTCCTTGTACTTGACTATGTTGcttgataataaaatagttgttGGATATAAAGAAATTGAATTAGAAAATAGTCTTAATCAAAAAACTGTACCAGATGATTGTTGCTGGGGAATTGCTCAAGTTCCTCCGTTCACTTCAAATCATAGTCAAAGTGCAATTATTGTTGACgactttaaacatttattagtaTTAGTCGGCCATCAATCGTCTCATCATATTATTTGCTTACCTcatg gtgtGCGGAAATTACCACAAGAATTACTGCCATCATTGGAGTATTTCAACAGATTAATCTTATGGTTTGGAAATGATCAAATTGCATGGAACTCGGCAAGAACATTCGCTAagaaattaatagaaaatagaTGTTATTTTATAAGACCTACCGATGATCAACCATCCCCTTATTTAGCATTTAAACTTGGTTTAAATATcgacaaaatacttaaaactgCTGATAAAATGGTTCATCCTAGTATTATTCAATTCTCAACAATACGTAATGAAGTTTATGCAGAGTTACAAAATCATGATAag ACTCTTGGAATGAAATGGACAAAATTTCCggcattaaataaaattattggagGCCATCGTCGTGGAGAACTTACTTTATTAACTGGCCCAACGGGATCAGGAAAAACAACTTTTATAAGTGAATATTCATTAGATTTAGCTGAACAAGGT ttgccAACACTATGGGGAAGTTTTGAAATACGTAATCAACGTTTAGCAAAAATCATGCTTCAACAATTTGCTAAGGAACCTGTGCATCTTAATTTAGCCTTATTTGACAACCTAGCAGATCAATTTGAAAAGCTTCCACTGTATTTTTTGACTTTTCATGGCCCCCAACCACTAAATATGGTGATGGAc GCTGTAGTCAATGCTGtttatgtatatgatattgGCCATGTAATCATTGATAATGTACAGTTTATGATGGGCATTGGTGCCAAGTATGATATGGGTTCAGAACGATTTTGGCAACAAGATTCAATTATAGCAGAGTTTAGGAGGTTTGCTACATATTCAAACTGTCATGTGACATTAGTAATGCATCCTAGGAAAGAAAAAGATGTCGAACAGTTGTCAATCAATTCTATTTTTGGTACAGCTAAAGCCACACAAGAAGctgataatattcttataatacaaaataaaattatggaatctttacaaattaaaaaatatttacag gttTCCAAAAATCGATATAGTGGTAATCTTGGAGTTATGTCTTTAGAATTCAATAAACAAAGTTTAAGTTTTTCACAACAGAAGacctaa
- the LOC100161261 gene encoding twinkle protein, mitochondrial isoform X2: MHFKSLKTSSKKSILKSLNMEELKIQDLDRIPGLYVNSENSSLYLTMLLDNKIVVGYKEIELENSLNQKTVPDDCCWGIAQVPPFTSNHSQSAIIVDDFKHLLVLVGHQSSHHIICLPHGVRKLPQELLPSLEYFNRLILWFGNDQIAWNSARTFAKKLIENRCYFIRPTDDQPSPYLAFKLGLNIDKILKTADKMVHPSIIQFSTIRNEVYAELQNHDKTLGMKWTKFPALNKIIGGHRRGELTLLTGPTGSGKTTFISEYSLDLAEQGLPTLWGSFEIRNQRLAKIMLQQFAKEPVHLNLALFDNLADQFEKLPLYFLTFHGPQPLNMVMDAVVNAVYVYDIGHVIIDNVQFMMGIGAKYDMGSERFWQQDSIIAEFRRFATYSNCHVTLVMHPRKEKDVEQLSINSIFGTAKATQEADNILIIQNKIMESLQIKKYLQVSKNRYSGNLGVMSLEFNKQSLSFSQQKT; this comes from the exons agacCTTGATCGTATTCCAGGTTTATACGTTAATTCAGAAAATAGTTCCTTGTACTTGACTATGTTGcttgataataaaatagttgttGGATATAAAGAAATTGAATTAGAAAATAGTCTTAATCAAAAAACTGTACCAGATGATTGTTGCTGGGGAATTGCTCAAGTTCCTCCGTTCACTTCAAATCATAGTCAAAGTGCAATTATTGTTGACgactttaaacatttattagtaTTAGTCGGCCATCAATCGTCTCATCATATTATTTGCTTACCTcatg gtgtGCGGAAATTACCACAAGAATTACTGCCATCATTGGAGTATTTCAACAGATTAATCTTATGGTTTGGAAATGATCAAATTGCATGGAACTCGGCAAGAACATTCGCTAagaaattaatagaaaatagaTGTTATTTTATAAGACCTACCGATGATCAACCATCCCCTTATTTAGCATTTAAACTTGGTTTAAATATcgacaaaatacttaaaactgCTGATAAAATGGTTCATCCTAGTATTATTCAATTCTCAACAATACGTAATGAAGTTTATGCAGAGTTACAAAATCATGATAag ACTCTTGGAATGAAATGGACAAAATTTCCggcattaaataaaattattggagGCCATCGTCGTGGAGAACTTACTTTATTAACTGGCCCAACGGGATCAGGAAAAACAACTTTTATAAGTGAATATTCATTAGATTTAGCTGAACAAGGT ttgccAACACTATGGGGAAGTTTTGAAATACGTAATCAACGTTTAGCAAAAATCATGCTTCAACAATTTGCTAAGGAACCTGTGCATCTTAATTTAGCCTTATTTGACAACCTAGCAGATCAATTTGAAAAGCTTCCACTGTATTTTTTGACTTTTCATGGCCCCCAACCACTAAATATGGTGATGGAc GCTGTAGTCAATGCTGtttatgtatatgatattgGCCATGTAATCATTGATAATGTACAGTTTATGATGGGCATTGGTGCCAAGTATGATATGGGTTCAGAACGATTTTGGCAACAAGATTCAATTATAGCAGAGTTTAGGAGGTTTGCTACATATTCAAACTGTCATGTGACATTAGTAATGCATCCTAGGAAAGAAAAAGATGTCGAACAGTTGTCAATCAATTCTATTTTTGGTACAGCTAAAGCCACACAAGAAGctgataatattcttataatacaaaataaaattatggaatctttacaaattaaaaaatatttacag gttTCCAAAAATCGATATAGTGGTAATCTTGGAGTTATGTCTTTAGAATTCAATAAACAAAGTTTAAGTTTTTCACAACAGAAGacctaa
- the LOC103310598 gene encoding uncharacterized protein LOC103310598, with protein sequence MDGVEKMNIRRGQLKASITRFWNTLQSPDVDPVEIKARREKIEEVWVEYEQLQSVIEAQEEVDINAQNGYREIFEDLYFKSVAAAEKIITQANGTEERGKSKSETSYEKKVTPAVKLAALNVPTFNGNYHEWASYYDIFSVLVDRNPDISDIEKIFHLRASLSGEALASIQCLETTANNYAIAWKSLVQRYNNKRVLVQAHVKSIYDLEAMSGESASKLRQFTDTLSGHMRALEALGERPGDWGPLLIHLIATKIDKTTLREWESKSSHDKVPTVSEIIQFLESKFKVLEAIEVAKNITVRAQRPIENSAKKYYEKGSASKSFASTSKLKCFVCGSEHTIYKCPTFCSLDISDRIKRVTELDLCKVCLRKHDGRKCNARFCFKCAKPHNTLLHLSGVGNKSSTNEQIQVQSTTAGLNIAGRSDEESKSVSAHASVILDDRILLATAIILLRDEIGNLVPGRVLLDSGSQSNLITEEMVQVLGLKKKRINHSLSGIGDSAQTVSSTVNTMIMSNYNAFTLSTSYLVVKRITTNIPSRVFKGNYVIPNDIQLADPSFLKPQKIDLLIGANHFFDLMQSGRLKPIAEGPVFQETCLGWVVSGPLGLPEKYEYEHSSSAICLLTGETPETDLERTIATFWRLEEYGEKKVYTLEEKACKNDFDKNVKRNGSGRFVVHLPFKKDKPKLGNSYEIAKRRLLSLERRFQRDPKLKTEYCNFMSEYEKLGHMEIIGEDDNGSAGESYYIPHHAVRNENSTTTKLRVVFDASCKTDTGISLNDILMKGPAIQDELLYILARFRTYNYVLSADIEKMYRQILVTENHRSYQRVLWRANSTQPIQNYQLNTLTYGTVPASYLATACLENLAEAEYENYPDACLSIVRNFYMDDYLGGAMNKSEALKLRDNLTTIMKNAGLVLRKWMSNDSDLIADVQCTSCGVRAVGDTRSTKILGLNWNSDNDVLLYTVRQIDDKLITTKRKILSEIATIFDPLGLLGPVIVNAKLIMQNLWQVKAGWDDPLPESIQNEWLKCRDGLSQLNEVSIPRKIICDGINIEFQVHGFADASLKAYGACLYLRSTDLVGKNVVNLICAKSKVAPLKVISLPRLELCAALLLARLASRVIPKLNLPISQRRFWSDSKVTLAWISSPSTRWKTFVAHRVGEVQDLTLFSEWAHVSTLDNPADLISRGCEAKRLKENAIWWHGPTWLSEESTAWPNVESKAYTAADTNIPEAKDNTTTAETCSLTCTAKCNYPLLSERSSLSKIIRITAYCLRWRKKKMIVGPLQAFELEYANLALIRMVQLEHFGKEIKALSGSTQVATTSKLFRLRPYYDKEKLLRVGGRLKNAIYLDIHQRNPIVLPSDSPYTRLLFRREHVQLLHSGPQALIASIRQRYWPLKARNIARDTVHKCVTCFRLKPVIVQPIMGDLPRDRVTPSRPFSRCGIDFAGPIMIKTSLRRKAACSKGYIGIFVCFATKAVHIELISDLTTKTFLQALNRFFDRRGRSSVIYSDNATNFIGAQRQLKEIFQFFQSVDHQNEIVTALADKGVEWKCIPPRSPHFGGLWEAAVKSMKSLLYKVLGEARLTYEEMSTVLTRVEACLNSRPITPMSSDPTDLTVLTPGHFLTGDAITAVPERDETATPDNRLDRWRRVTKYSQTLWNRWSTEYLNQLQERVKWAGAKGPSVRIGTVVILRDTNLPPLQWRLGRVVKVEPGADGVIRAASVQTSSGVWKRAVRLLCPLPFEGNAT encoded by the coding sequence ATGGATGGAGTTGAAAAAATGAACATACGAAGGGGGCAGTTAAAAGCGTCAATAACACGCTTTTGGAATACCCTACAATCTCCAGATGTCGACCCAGTCGAGATAAAAGCTCGACGAGAAAAAATTGAAGAGGTGTGGGTAGAATATGAGCAACTTCAATCTGTGATAGAGGCGCAGGAAGAGGTCGACATAAATGCACAGAATGGGTATAGGGAAATATTTGAGGACCTATACTTTAAAAGTGTGGCGGCAGCGGAGAAAATAATTACACAGGCGAATGGCACAGAGGAACGCGGAAAAAGCAAAAGCGAAACGTcgtatgaaaaaaaagtaacccCGGCAGTTAAATTAGCAGCGTTAAATGTGCCAACATTTAACGGAAATTATCATGAATGGGCGTCatactatgatatattttcTGTATTAGTGGATAGAAATCCGGACATAAGTGATATagaaaaaatttttcatttgcgAGCATCACTGTCCGGCGAAGCACTAGCGTCTATACAATGTTTGGAGACAACGGCGAATAATTATGCGATAGCGTGGAAATCTCTTGTGCAGCGGTACAATAACAAACGAGTGTTAGTACAAGCACACGTAAAGTCCATATACGACCTTGAAGCAATGAGTGGCGAATCGGCGAGTAAACTAAGACAATTTACAGACACGCTTAGTGGACACATGCGGGCTTTAGAGGCGCTAGGCGAACGACCCGGGGATTGGGGACCactgttaatacatttaatcgcaacaaaaattgataaaaccaCATTGAGAGAGTGGGAATCAAAATCGTCACATGATAAGGTGCCAACTGTGTCGGAGATTATTCAATTCTTGGAATCGAAATTCAAGGTTTTAGAAGCCATAGAGGTCGCAAAAAACATAACTGTTCGAGCGCAGCGGCCTATAGAAAACAGtgcgaaaaaatattatgaaaaggGAAGCGCGTCGAAATCGTTCGCGTCTACGtcaaagttaaaatgttttgtgtgtGGATCAGAACATACGATTTATAAGTGCCCTACATTTTGCAGTTTAGACATATCGGATAGAATAAAACGCGTAACGGAGCTTGATTTATGTAAAGTTTGTTTACGTAAACACGACGGTCGAAAATGTAACGCGCGATTTTGTTTCAAATGTGCAAAGCCGCACAACACGCTGTTGCACTTGTCTGGAGTGGGAAATAAATCGTCGACAAACGAACAAATACAGGTTCAGTCGACAACGGCTGGTTTGAATATTGCAGGAAGGAGCGATGAAGAGTCAAAGTCCGTAAGTGCGCACGCGTCGGTAATATTGGACGATCGTATTCTATTGGCGACagcgataatattattgcgtgACGAGATAGGTAATTTGGTACCCGGACGGGTATTACTAGACTCTGGGTCACAGAGTAATTTAATCACTGAAGAAATGGTTCAAGTGCTAGGATTAAAGAAAAAACGTATTAATCATAGCTTATCGGGAATCGGAGATAGCGCGCAGACAGTGTCGTCGACAGTGAATACAATGATCATGTCCAATTATAACGCGTTCACATTATCTACATCGTATTTGGTCGTAAAACGCATAACAACAAATATACCGTCAAGAGTGTTTAAAGGAAATTACGTAATTCCTAACGATATACAGTTGGCTGATccatcatttttaaaaccacagaaaatagatttattaattGGGGCCAATCACTTTTTCGATTTAATGCAATCTGGACGACTTAAACCAATAGCGGAGGGACCGGTGTTCCAAGAGACGTGCTTGGGATGGGTGGTTTCAGGTCCGTTAGGACTTCCGGAAAAATACGAATATGAACACTCGTCCAGTGCGATATGTTTACTGACGGGTGAGACTCCGGAGACAGATTTGGAAAGGACAATTGCGACATTTTGGAGGCTCGAGGAGTATggagaaaaaaaagtatacactTTGGAAGAAAAGGCgtgtaaaaatgattttgacaaaaatgtcAAACGGAACGGTAGTGGCAGGTTTGTCGTACACTTACCATTCAAAAAAGATAAACCTAAATTAGGAAACTCGTACGAGATAGCGAAGCGTCGGCTGTTATCGTTGGAAAGGCGTTTCCAGAGGGATCCGAAATTAAAGAcggaatattgtaattttatgtcTGAATATGAAAAACTTGGGCATATGGAGATTATCGGTGAAGATGATAACGGCAGCGCCGGagagtcatattatataccgcATCACGCAGTCCGTAATGAAAATAGTACTACTACAAAATTACGCGTAGTGTTTGACGCATCGTGTAAAACCGATACGGGCATTAGtcttaatgacattttaatgaAGGGGCCGGCGATTCAAGACgagttgttatatatattagcGCGTTTCCGGACGTATAATTACGTTTTATCGGCGgatatagaaaaaatgtatcgCCAGATTTTAGTCACAGAAAATCATCGAAGTTATCAACGCGTATTATGGCGAGCAAATTCAACGCAACCGATACAGAATTATCAACTTAATACGTTAACGTACGGCACAGTTCCCGCATCATATTTGGCAACGGCGTGTTTGGAAAATTTGGCAGAGGCTGAATACGAAAATTATCCCGATGCGTGTTTGTCAATCGTAAGAAATTTTTATATGGACGATTACTTAGGGGGTGCCATGAATAAATCGGAAGCATTAAAATTACGAGATAATCTTACGACAATTATGAAAAATGCGGGCTTGGTACTGCGTAAATGGATGTCTAATGATAGCGACCTAATCGCAGACGTTCAATGTACCAGCTGCGGAGTGCGGGCGGTGGGCGATACTAGGTCAACAAAGATATTAGGACTAAATTGGAATTCAGATAATGATGTGCTGTTATACACCGTGCGCCAAATAGATGATAAACTAATAACaacaaaacgaaaaatattatcCGAAATTGCGACCATATTTGACCCGTTAGGACTGCTCGGTCCAGTAATAGTAAATGCAAAGTTAATAATGCAAAACCTGTGGCAGGTAAAGGCTGGTTGGGATGATCCACTACCGGAGAGCATTCAAAACGAATGGCTTAAATGTCGGGACGGCCTGTCACAGTTAAACGAAGTATCAATACCACGAAAAATAATATGCGACGGTATAAATATAGAATTCCAAGTACATGGTTTTGCGGATGCGTCCTTAAAGGCGTATGGCGCCTGCCTATATCTGCGTAGTACTGATTTGGTAGGAAAGAACGTCGTAAATTTAATTTGCGCAAAGTCAAAAGTGGCGCCATTGAAAGTCATATCGCTACCACGTTTGGAGTTGTGTGCCGCACTACTATTAGCCCGGCTAGCAAGCCGAGTAatcccaaaattaaatttacctataagtCAGCGTCGATTCTGGAGCGACTCGAAGGTAACACTTGCATGGATATCGTCACCATCAACCCGATGGAAGACCTTTGTAGCTCATAGGGTCGGGGAGGTGCAAGATTTGACGTTATTTAGTGAATGGGCACACGTAAGTACGCTGGATAATCCGGCAGATCTTATATCACGTGGCTGTGAGGCAAAACGTCTAAAGGAAAATGCGATTTGGTGGCACGGCCCCACGTGGCTCAGCGAGGAGAGTACAGCGTGGCCAAATGTCGAATCGAAAGCGTATACTGCGGCAGACACAAACATACCCGAAGCGAAAGATAACACCACTACGGCAGAAACGTGCAGTTTAACTTGTACAGCGAAATGCAATTATCCACTGTTATCCGAACGATCTTCGTTAAGTAAAATCATACGTATAACGGCGTATTGTTTACGCTGgcgaaagaaaaaaatgattgtcgGCCCATTGCAAGCATTCGAATTAGAATACGCAAATCTCGCATTGATAAGAATGGTGCAGCTAGAACACTTCGGCAAGGAAATAAAGGCTTTAAGCGGAAGTACACAAGTAGCCACAACAAGCAAGCTATTTAGATTACGACCATATTACGATAAAGAAAAACTTCTACGCGTCGGCGGTCgattaaaaaatgcaatataccTGGACATACATCAGCGAAACCCGATAGTCCTACCCAGTGATAGTCCATACACACGGCTATTATTTCGCCGTGAACACGTACAACTTTTGCATAGCGGTCCACAAGCACTCATAGCATCGATTCGGCAGCGGTATTGGCCGTTGAAGGCGCGTAATATTGCGCGTGATACTGTGCATAAATGCGTAACATGTTTTAGATTAAAACCAGTTATCGTGCAGCCGATTATGGGTGACCTACCGCGTGATAGAGTAACACCGAGTCGGCCGTTTTCGCGTTGTGGTATCGACTTTGCTGGTCCGATAATGATAAAAACGAGTTTACGAAGAAAGGCGGCATGTTCAAAGGGGTACATCGGAATATTTGTTTGCTTTGCAACGAAGGCGGTTCACATTGAATTGATTAGTGATTTAACgacgaaaacatttttacaagcTTTAAACCGATTTTTTGACCGTCGAGGCCGAAGTTCAGTCATATATTCAGACAACGCTACAAACTTTATTGGAGCACAAAGGCAACTcaaagaaatatttcaattttttcagtccGTGGATCACCAAAACGAAATTGTAACAGCTCTCGCGGATAAAGGCGTCGAATGGAAGTGCATACCGCCCCGCTCACCGCATTTTGGCGGGTTGTGGGAGGCGGCGGTAAAGTCCATGAAGAGTTTATTATACAAAGTGTTAGGCGAGGCGAGGCTTACATATGAGGAAATGAGTACGGTACTAACTAGGGTAGAGGCTTGCTTAAATTCCCGTCCTATAACACCAATGTCCTCCGATCCAACCGATTTGACTGTTTTAACGCCCGGTCATTTTTTAACCGGAGACGCTATAACTGCGGTGCCCGAGCGTGATGAGACTGCCACACCTGATAACCGGTTGGACAGGTGGCGAAGAGTGACAAAATACTCTCAAACACTGTGGAATCGCTGGAGTACTGAATATCTGAATCAGCTTCAGGAAAGGGTTAAATGGGCAGGTGCGAAAGGTCCGTCAGTAAGAATTGGGACAGTGGTAATACTTCGAGACACCAACCTGCCTCCTTTGCAGTGGCGCTTAGGACGAGTGGTCAAGGTCGAGCCTGGTGCAGACGGTGTGATCCGCGCAGCATCGGTTCAAACCAGTAGCGGTGTATGGAAAAGGGCGGTGCGTTTACTTTGTCCTTTGCCATTTGAGGGGAATGCTACTTAG
- the LOC107884938 gene encoding rho GTPase-activating protein 32 isoform X1 produces the protein MGTLQYSSYSKTSLKMPDHTLLSRNSEGRSSGSSVVSNGSMRMATLPVTSIDDGKSRFPKLEECAHFHYEHVELGPLKVSNLIKLIYLI, from the exons atggGAACATTGCAGTATTCTTCTTATTCAAAA ACATCTCTCAAAATGCCTGATCATACTTTGTTGAGTCGAAATTCTGAAGGAAGATCTTCTGGAAGCAGTGTTGTCAGTAATGGAAGTATGCGCATGGCCACCTTACCTGTGACATCAATTGATGATGGAAAGTCTAGGTTTCCAAAGTTAGAAGAGTGTGCTCATTTTCATTATGAACATGTTGAACTTGGACCACTAAAAGTTAGTAatctgataaaattaatttacttaatatag
- the LOC107884938 gene encoding GTPase-activating protein CdGAPr isoform X2, translating into MPDHTLLSRNSEGRSSGSSVVSNGSMRMATLPVTSIDDGKSRFPKLEECAHFHYEHVELGPLKVSNLIKLIYLI; encoded by the coding sequence ATGCCTGATCATACTTTGTTGAGTCGAAATTCTGAAGGAAGATCTTCTGGAAGCAGTGTTGTCAGTAATGGAAGTATGCGCATGGCCACCTTACCTGTGACATCAATTGATGATGGAAAGTCTAGGTTTCCAAAGTTAGAAGAGTGTGCTCATTTTCATTATGAACATGTTGAACTTGGACCACTAAAAGTTAGTAatctgataaaattaatttacttaatatag
- the LOC103310599 gene encoding uncharacterized protein LOC103310599, which yields MLSNDNYFLALKILNNRYSNRRVIAESHFKQLWEMKKAVFNDEKSIRQMLNHISESTGALKNLNYATDLWDPILLHLFQQKLDGQLRAQWELLVDTNEDPSVTEFLTFLTKFCNAASAGSQSEGGREKSKTTSQTKTTALHTVQSNQKPTTTMRKVKYEKGSNYSCQVCQSRPGHLLIACPVFKEKTPKDRHQIIKELNRCYLCFSEHRIAQCSNTRVCSECGGRHHSLLHLRTTESEEQPVTANTTMLSAANERPDRCRVLLSTVAILVQDVNGDYQEFRALLDGASESSYMTEVCGRKLGLARQKCNLVVRGMSDVQVASIKSHVNLNLRPLRSSTPEININAYVVPWITGLLPSRRVWKAEWQHLKGLELADPRYDEPMPVDILLGADVVPYVTRSGRREGTGTEPVGLETVFGWTLMGNTGATTVETANTFVTALEEIDSTLRRFWDLEELPKIQHQTPENIKCEELYTATTTRKPDGRYVVHLPFIQNPPHLGESRAMATQRLYKLEIRLEKSEELRQQYNVAMRDYLDAGHMKPVDSTETMTSHSYYTPHHVVLKPESLTTKVRVVYDASAVTSNGKSLNDCLFPGPKLQQDLSGILVRFRLHSIVFTADIRQMFRQIAITGEHHAYQRLLYRFQPTDPVQVFEMTTVTFGQRSSPFLAIRTLHQLAADEAANHPEVQKVIHTDLYVDDVATGTKYEKSALQLQQDLINVFKRGGFDLRKWSSNSIALLESVPPEHRQTEAVTFDEPTSDYTKVLGLKWEPKNDTIAYQYQPNPVRYSKRAILSEIARIYDPIGLLTSVITNLKRLMKYLWALFGTIHYRKI from the coding sequence ATGCTCAGTAACGACAATTACTTTTTAGCATTGAAAATACTGAATAATCGCTATTCAAATCGTCGTGTAATTGCAGAGAGTCATTTCAAGCAACTCTGGGAGATGAAAAAGGCAGTATTCAATGATGAAAAGTCTATTAGACAAATGTTAAACCATATATCAGAGTCAACCGgtgcattaaaaaatttaaattatgccaCGGATCTATGGGATCCGATATTACTACATCTGTTTCAACAAAAGTTGGATGGACAACTACGAGCACAGTGGGAACTGCTTGTAGACACCAATGAGGATCCAAGCGTTACCGAATTTTTAACTTTCTTAACTAAGTTCTGTAATGCAGCATCAGCAGGAAGTCAATCTGAAGGAGGGCGGGAAAAGTCAAAAACCACATCCCAAACCAAGACTACTGCGTTGCATACAGTTCAATCAAATCAAAAACCGACTACGACAATGCGAAAAGTAAAGTACGAAAAAGGAAGTAACTATTCGTGCCAGGTGTGCCAGTCGAGACCTGGACACTTGCTGATTGCGTGCCCAGTCTTCAAAGAAAAAACACCTAAGGACCGACATCAAATCATAAAAGAGCTGAACCGCTGTTACTTATGTTTTAGTGAACATAGAATTGCTCAATGTAGTAATACTAGGGTGTGTTCAGAATGTGGTGGACGCCACCATTCGTTGTTACATTTAAGAACCACGGAGAGTGAAGAGCAACCGGTGACCGCAAACACGACTATGCTTTCAGCTGCTAATGAGAGACCTGACCGCTGCCGTGTGCTTTTGTCGACCGTAGCTATTCTTGTTCAAGATGTTAATGGTGATTACCAAGAGTTTCGAGCTTTGTTAGACGGTGCCAGTGAAAGTAGTTACATGACGGAAGTTTGTGGAAGGAAACTAGGTTTAGCACGACAGAAATGTAATTTAGTGGTTCGAGGAATGTCTGACGTGCAGGTAGCATCTATTAAGTCTCACGTCAATTTAAACCTGCGCCCCTTAAGAAGCAGTACTCCTGAAATAAACATCAATGCTTATGTAGTTCCTTGGATAACAGGGTTATTACCATCAAGACGCGTATGGAAAGCCGAATGGCAACATCTAAAGGGACTTGAGTTGGCAGATCCCAGGTACGACGAGCCAATGCCAGTAGACATTTTACTCGGCGCTGATGTCGTCCCCTATGTTACTCGAAGTGGTCGTAGAGAAGGTACAGGGACGGAGCCGGTTGGGCTTGAAACTGTGTTTGGATGGACACTTATGGGAAACACTGGAGCTACAACCGTGGAGACAGCCAACACATTCGTAACTGCATTGGAGGAGATTGATTCAACACTACGTCGTTTTTGGGACCTGGAGGAACTACCAAAAATCCAGCATCAGACCCCAGAAAACATAAAATGCGAGGAGTTATACACCGCCACAACTACAAGAAAACCAGATGGTCGATACGTGGTGCATCTTCCATTCATACAAAACCCACCACATTTAGGAGAGTCCCGAGCGATGGCCACGCAGCGGTTATACAAACTCGAAATCCGACTAGAGAAGTCTGAAGAACTCCGTCAACAGTATAATGTAGCCATGCGAGACTATCTCGATGCAGGTCATATGAAACCAGTTGACTCAACTGAGACTATGACTTCACACTCCTACTATACTCCACACCATGTAGTACTTAAGCCCGAGAGTTTAACTACAAAAGTACGGGTAGTGTATGATGCGTCTGCAGTTACTTCCAATGGAAAATCTTTAAACGATTGTCTATTTCCTGGACCCAAACTTCAGCAAGACTTATCGGGGATTTTAGTACGATTCCGATTACATTCCATAGTTTTCACTGCAGATATAAGGCAAATGTTTCGCCAAATCGCTATCACTGGCGAACACCATGCATATCAGCGACTTCTATATCGTTTTCAGCCTACAGATCCAGTGCAAGTGTTTGAAATGACAACCGTAACGTTTGGACAGCGTTCCTCGCCCTTTTTGGCCATTCGAACTCTCCACCAATTGGCTGCGGATGAAGCCGCAAACCATCCAGAAGTTCAAAAGGTAATACATACCGATCTTTACGTGGATGATGTAGCAACTGGAACGAAATATGAAAAATCGGCTCTTCAACTGCAGCAAGATTTGATTAATGTGTTCAAGCGAGGAGGCTTTGATCTACGCAAATGGTCTAGCAATTCTATTGCTCTGCTTGAATCTGTACCACCAGAACACCGACAAACCGAGGCAGTGACCTTTGATGAGCCAACATCAGACTATACAAAAGTACTTGGGTTAAAGTGGGAACCCAAAAATGACACGATAGCTTACCAGTATCAACCTAACCCGGTGAGGTATAGTAAACGAGCGATTTTGTCCGAGATTGCTCGCATCTATGACCCGATAGGTCTTTTGACGTCGGTAATAACCAACCTAAAACGGTTAATGAAGTATTTATGGGCACTGTTCGGTACGATTCATTATCgtaagatatag